The region TCCACATATAATAAACTTCTGAAGttcatctccatctgctggttgagtaacccacttgtctctggattgacctgttgggactaatggaaagaaaattatcaggtaaggactaattttaccattCAAAACCAGTAGGAGAACATTTAACCTTCCAAGGCACTCTCTGTCTGACCCTTTGATTGCCATACTCCTATAGTCAATTTTATTAAGTTAGCCCAGTagaaaaggtattatcttatttttctttttttggttttgtttttatttctgtttttttacttttcaagtggactaacatggcaaccacaatACTTGTAGAAAGAGATGTACTATTTCAAAAACGAGCCAGGTCTGAGGGCGTTAGGTCCCAACTGGAAACAGAAGAAAACACCAGTACGATAAAAAACAGCTTTATTGGTATATGAGATTTTCACCAATAAAGCTGGGTTTTCTTTACCATCCCAGTTGGGACCTATTCCCTCTGATCTGGCTCATCCTTGGTGCTACCTGcctcttattttgtttttcttcaatATTGTGCAGACTTGACTTGCAGGCATTTTAGGGACTTTTTCTCAAATCAATAATCTAGCTCTGTGTATTTTAacttttttgtattattattatttttttaattactgaAAGATATAAAATAGCCAAATGCAGCGATAAGAAGAATGAAAAAAGTGACCTATTAAATACATATCTGTTCTTAAAATTAAGCTGTTCTCTGTACTGTTTTAGAGTGAACACATTGAAAAACAAGAACAGCCATCATCACCTCCTTCACCGACTCCTGTTCTTCAAGTGGATGCTGCAGTTGCTTTATTGATGCCGCCACCTTATACTCCCAGTCATCTTGGACTTTTTTGTGATCACAACTACACTGTGGAGGACACGGTGCGTCGAAGAAAAAGAATTCAACAACTGGAGGAACAAGTTGAGAAACTGAGAAAAAAGCTCAAGACTacacaacagaaatgcaaacgtCAGGAACGAGAACTTGAAAAACTTAGAGAGGTTGTTCAatatcaaaaaaataaaatatatagtcTGGAAGTGCTATGTGAGCTACCAAATAATTACTTTGGATTTATAAAAGAATCTGTGTAACACATCGGTGCATCCCAGCATCTGCTTTACTCTTTAAAAATGAGGGTTAAAATAAAGAATGCATAGTCTGATTCAGTGTTTGTAAGTAATTTTTGTTAAAAATAAAGTTTCAGCTTCTAATGCATTTATCAGATTTTGTTGACTTCTCAGTATCAAGTATTGCAGTTctgtaagccatgcttaaagagTTTGATTCTgcatttttgctttattttacaACTGAAGAGTAATAATTACCAGTACTGGTTGCTTGTAACAGGTTAATAACTGTTCTTAAAGATACAGACGTGCTCGTGTATGGGCTCTGTTTCATCCTTTGCTCTAACAAGAATAAAAACAGACATTTTTACACTTCTTTGAAATAAAAGATGTGTGCATTTGTATAATGTCGTCTGTATTAAAATAATTTCTTAAATTGACCTTTGTTTTAGTTTGTGCTTTCTATTTATTACTGTTATGATTTATACTTGCGTAAGAATCCGCGTATAACAGCCCTGTTTATGTTTAGTGCTAGTAAATAATTGAATGAGAGAAACTCTTAACATACAATATTCTAAACAATCATAACATTAAGTAATGACAGCAAAGGCCAGCTACTGGCTGTTTAGATATGTGGCTACCTGGATCACCATGGCCTTGCTGGACAAATACTCTACTTCTACCATACTGCTAGCATCAAACCAGTTGGTTTCTAAGGCATTGGAGCCTGTTGGTTCTATTTTAGCTGCCCCTGTGACTTGCAGTGTAGCTTAGTTGTGCCTCATTTCTCTGTATTGTTTACTTCTTTTTCACTTCTCAATTTACTTCTGTTCTTGAAGTGATCAGTAGGATTTTTGCAGTACAGCAGTTTCCCAACCTGTTCTACCACTGTCCTTAATATCTGGCCcaagcttcccccctcccctccccacaggtAAGTAAATAAGTGTGTTCTGTTCTCTTGGAACTTCTATGTAATGACCCTAGTCATGAAAATTTCACCTTTTTAAATAGGTGAATGTTTATATTGTACACCTCCACCCCTGTTCCCATAGTTCCTCCAGCAAATTACATTTTAAATATGCCTTTTTACCTAGGACTCGTTAACAAGGCCTATAGCACTTTTGTAGAACTACTTAAAACTACTTCAAATCTCTCACTGCCCTTAACATTCAGTGAGAGATTTGGACTTActattcaaggtgaggtctcaGAAAGGTGATTACCTTTGCCTGCTGATACTTTAGTTGTGTAGCTGAGTAACATTTTATTTTATCAGTGGGCAACCCTCAGGTCATCTGTTGTGATTATTTGTAGAACTTATTTTATAACAGTTGTCAATTTAGTCATATGTAACTGATAGAATTTTGCACTGTTGATGCTTTATTTTCAATCATGAGGCAACTCGTTCTTTCACTTgaaaagttttctttcgttgaTATGTTAACTTATGTTTGTTTGCATATGACAGCAAATTCTATAACTTgcggatccttttattaagctgcaggaaaaagtgtCTCCTCCGTCCCCCTCGTGCTAAGACCTTTTTCCATtgcttgtattaatggccatgcactagtgTTGCTTTTAGAATGCAACcatcttaaaaattaaaaaaaaaacccaaaacctagtgcgggagcatttaccgccacccattttataggtggtaaggactcatgtgctaatcagcatGTAGTAATATAGCtatgctacctgattagtgcagaaatcccccccccccaataaaaaaattAGAATTCATTTTTAGTATGTGGTTCATGTGCGCTAATTTGGCTATTACTGTAGGACACTTGAGCGTGCCCTGTGGTAcatcattttaagctgcattaggtatgTGGTTGGGCttatgaagcttagtaaaagggccccataatttctGAAGTCTTACAATGTTGGTAAAgaatgacttaaaaaaaaaaattgtgcatgAGTAATTTTAATGAGTTAAATTGCTTATCTGAAAATTGGGGAATATATAAGAAAATTTCAGTGTGTTTACAATGATGGACCTGACAGGGATATGTTTGggggatggaggtggagatgttatGCAGTGAGAGCAAGGATGCTTGAGAAGAGCCACAAGGATGGATACTGCAAAATACAGATGCATCCTAAAGGAAAATCTGTTCATCTGCAGATGAACTGGGAGAAAATTCAACTTTGAGCAGAACAATGCTGTTAAGTATAAAATAAACGCAAAAGCGGAGTTGGTGAAAAAGAATAAAGGGAATGGCCTCAAGTGTCCCTGCTGAAGCCCAGACCTGAATCCAATACATAATCTACACCTAGACTTGAAGATTATAAGACAAAGACAATCTAGCTTCTAAAAATGGGACAAAAACTATACCATTTAACAaacttagggccatgtttacaaagctgtgctatagaagtgctagcatttttagctaatGCTAGAGcccacccataagaatatatgggtgtgtctagcatttagcatgtgctaaaaatgctagcacaccttagtaacagggcccttgGTGGATATTTGTCCTGCACAACCCATTGCTGTTATTGCTGTAAAAGTCAGTTTTGTGTAGCTCGGTGTAACAGACTTGtacttaaaataatttaaaagccaaaaatgtatttaaaaaaaaaaagtacagaaatGAGACAAAAGACCTGATAAAATACATCAAACTTTGCAAAAAAGCTTTGTCTAAATTCACAGCACAATTCCAGTTCTCACCTTGCTGCCTAAGCATTGTCTGGTctctaaatattttttaacccTCACCTCAAGTGCAACCTTAATAGCTAAGCTAAAAGTAAAACGAGCATTTGCTGTTACGTAGCTATAAATGAGGGAAAAGCAATATTCCCTATCttcaggtgggatacaaatgtaacaaataaataagcaacTCTCAACTGAAGACAGCCCCATGGGAAAAGTGCCCTTCAATCTGTCTGTTTCCACAGTTACAAAGAGTGAAAAGAGGAtccatattttatagaatttgagtATCTTGTCAGTTTTATTGTGACTTAATTTATCCATTCCTTAGTGTCCCAgtggaccagcccagaatgtgactgatgggttgtgcagtccttccagcaggtggagactgagaactcgtGACTATTGAAAgacaataagagccctggccagctATTGCtagattcagtattctcagtctgcAATAGGTGTAAGGaggtgagccctttagtctctttTCCTGTTTTTGCCTCTTATCTGTACTGATTATTTAAATACATATCTACAGTGGAGAGATTATTTAGTTAGTGTTAAGAGAGACAAGGTTTGCCTTTCCCATTGTTTCTGTGCACCGGTGTCTCTTGCCTTTTGCAGAGGCTGAGCCCATGAGGGTCTCCCttcagcctcgggggtgttacacTAGGGAGGCtgagtccttccccccccccccccccccccccccccaatttcttcttgttttcttcCTTCAGTGCGAAACACTACTGAACACCAGCAGTGTACCTCGGCCTCTGCAGGGGAAGAGTGCTTGAGGTTTGGGAGAGGCAGCtgtgttttacaaaaaaaaagtaacaagagTGTGGTTAAAAGCGGCGAACAAGCAGAGCAGCTTTGGTACCGCTGTTCTTCATGGCACTTTTGTTTTTGTGCTGGCTTCTGTGTTCGGGGgatgccactgtttgaaaaaaaaaaaaaaaagagtcgcTTTTGTGTATTGTGCCGTGATGGAGAAGCTCTGCAGATGCTCGGTCTGCCAACGTCGGGGACTTGGGGCTAGCGGAGCGTGTAAATTCTGTACTGCTGTGGAGGTTTTGGACGCGGCTGGTCTTGCTCAGCTTTCGCACCAGCTCAGCCAGTTTCAGGAGTTGGTATGGATATTCCAGCGGCTCCCGTTTTGGCAGGAGACTCTGCCATTTTGCCCTCCTAGGTTTCAGCAGAGCGGACTTCTTATACCACAGAGTACAGTAGCACTGCCAGAGCACTCGGAGAATCCGGAGGGAGGTTTCCCTCTGGAGTATGTGCTTCAGATGTACCAGGCCTCTATGTTACAACTAATTATATATCATTAAACTTATCATGATGTATATATTTTCAATATTTATTAATTACCACATCCTTATTCAAACACATCAAATTTcacatgtttcttcattcaaatcTTAACCATCAATCAATTGAACttgaggctcttgaataaactggacaggctgaagataggacctgaagtggtgaactggattaggaactggttgacggacagaaaccagagggttgtggtgaatggaattcgctcggaggagggaaaggtgagtagtggagtgcctcagggatcggtgctgggaccgattctgttcaatatatttgtgagtgacattgccgaagggttagaaggtaaagtttgcctttttgcggacgatactaagatttgtaacagagtggacaccggggagggaatggaaaacatgaaaaaggatctgcggaaactagaagaatggtctaaggcttgccaattaaaattcaatgcaaagaaatgcaaagtgatgcacttagggagtagaaatccacaggagaagtatgtgttaggcggggagagtctgatcattacggatggggagagggatcttggggtgatagtatcggaggatctgaaggcgacgaaacagtgtgacaaggcggtggctgtagccagaaggttgctaggctgtatagagagaggtgtgaccagcagaagaaaagaggtgttgatgcccctgtataagtcgttggtgaggccccacctggagtattgtgttcagttctggaggccgtaccttgcgaaggatgtaaaaaaaaaatggaagcggtgcaaagaaaagctacgagaatggtatgggatttgcgttacaagacgtatgaggagagacttgcggacctgaacatgtataccctggaggaaaggagaaacaggggtgatatgatacagacgttcaaatatttgaaaggtattaatccgcaaacaaaccttttccggagatgggagggtggtagaacgagaggacatgatatgagagtgaagggggggcagactcagaaaaatgtcaggaagtattttttcacggagagagtggtagatacttggaatgccctcccgcgggaggtggtggagatgaaaacggtagtggaattcaagcatgcgtgggataaacataaaggaatcttgtgcagaaggaatagatcctcagaagcttagccgagattgggaggtggggatggtgtttgggtaagacttctacggtctgtcctgaaaaggacaggtacaaatcaaggtaaggtatacacaagaagtagcacatatgagtttatcttgttgggcagactagatggacaatGCAGGcctttgtctgccgtcatctactatgttactatgaacttgATAGTGTAGAAAATGTCTCAGGATATAGTTGGTCCAAAATAGTCCTCTGTAAGTGCCATACAACGGTCACTCCACTTATTTCTCCTTAAATGTATCCCAGGCACATATTCCACTGTTCAATCAATAAAAGTTCAAAAGATTCCGCTGCAATAAAGACCACCAGAAGTGAAATCTTCACAGCTCATAGCTTTGCATGGAGACTTTTCAGGGTCTGAATTACTCCTTTCATTCACATTCCACATCAATTgggtctcaacacaggccgtgtttcattttTACTTCTACAGGAGACCTTTTACAAATAATAACAATTACACACATTTCAAAACATCACACATACAGTTTATATTCAGATAGAGTTTTAAACAATACCTTTAACAGCCCCATTAGAGCGTCTGGCACACCAAGGAATACCTCTGTATCCGATATAACAAACTCACATAAATCAgatgattctactactactac is a window of Microcaecilia unicolor chromosome 2, aMicUni1.1, whole genome shotgun sequence DNA encoding:
- the THAP1 gene encoding THAP domain-containing protein 1, giving the protein MVQSCSVYGCKNRYDKDKPVSFHKFPLTRPGLCEKWEAAVRRKNFKPSKYSSICSEHFTPDCFKRACNNKLLKENAVPTIFSSIENKGKSEHIEKQEQPSSPPSPTPVLQVDAAVALLMPPPYTPSHLGLFCDHNYTVEDTVRRRKRIQQLEEQVEKLRKKLKTTQQKCKRQERELEKLREVVQYQKNKIYSLEVLCELPNNYFGFIKESV